The following coding sequences are from one Gossypium hirsutum isolate 1008001.06 chromosome A12, Gossypium_hirsutum_v2.1, whole genome shotgun sequence window:
- the LOC107946761 gene encoding LOW QUALITY PROTEIN: mitogen-activated protein kinase kinase 10-like (The sequence of the model RefSeq protein was modified relative to this genomic sequence to represent the inferred CDS: deleted 1 base in 1 codon), with translation MTLVRERRHQQGLRLSLPSPLAAADFRQWSHYAALLSAIGPTSPDIESLSDLEKLTVIGHGNGGTVYKVRNRKSSSVYALKVLRFDQNAAVIRHQVACEAEILKRVDSQFVVKCLAVFDTIGGDLCFVMEHMEKGSLYDELRVRVKLPEDVVSVITQRVVRGLQYLHGMQIVHGDIKPSNLLINGKGEVKIADFGVSKIVVGTRNACEACMGTCAYMSPERVDPERWDGGNANGFSGDVWSLGVVLLECLVGHYPLIGLGEKPDWAALICAICLGERLEIPETASPDFRSFVRRCLEKDWRKRGSVDELLDHPFVNRIL, from the exons ATGACACTAGTTAGGGAGAGAAGGCACCAACAGGGACTCCGTTTATCCCTACCGTCACCGTTAGCGGCAGCTGATTTCCGGCAATGGTCCCATTATGCAGCGTTGCTCTCAGCTATTGGTCCAACATCCCCAGACATCGAAAGCCTCTCCGACCTC GAGAAACTCACCGTTATTGGCCATGGCAATGGTGGCACTGTCTACAAAGTCCGGAACCGTAAAAGCTCGTCGGTTTACGCGTTAAAGGTCCTCCGTTTCGATCAAAACGCGGCTGTAATACGGCACCAGGTGGCATGTGAAGCTGAAATCCTGAAAAGGGTTGATTCACAATTCGTTGTGAAATGCCTCGCAGTGTTTGATACTATAGGGGGAGACCTGTGTTTCGTTATGGAGCACATGGAGAAAGGATCCTTGTACGACGAGCTCCGAGTGAGGGTGAAGTTGCCTGAGGATGTTGTTTCGGTGATTACCCAAAGAGTTGTACGAGGGTTGCAGTATTTGCATGGAATGCAAATCGTTCATGGCGATATAAAACCATCAAATCTGTTGATAAACGGGAAAGGAGAGGTGAAGATTGCAGATTTTGGAGTGAGTAAGATTGTTGTTGGGACGCGGAACGCGTGTGAGGCGTGCATGGGTACGTGTGCTTACATGAGTCCTGAAAGGGTTGATCCAGAGAGGTGGGATGGGGGCAACGCCAATGGTTTCTCCGGTGATGTTTGGTCGCTAGGTGTGGTGCTATTAGAATGTTTGGTTGGCCATTATCCGTTGATTGGTCTCGGGGAAAAGCCTGATTGGGCAGCTTTGATATGTGCCATATGCTTGGGAGAGAGGTTGGAGATACCGGAGACGGCTTCGCCGGATTTTAGAAGCTTTGTGAGGAGGTGTTTGGAGAAAGATTGGAGAAAAAGAGGGTCGGTGGATGAGCTTCTTGATCACCCTTTTGTGAATAGGATTTTGTGA
- the LOC107946760 gene encoding heat shock factor protein HSF8-like isoform X2, with amino-acid sequence MGKLEKESRSMLFMTRGHKGFRKVDPDRWEFANEGFLRGQKHLLRNISRRKPAHGHGHQQTQQPHGQSSSMGACVEVGKFGLEEEVERLKRDKNVLMQELVRLRQQQQTTDNQLQNMVQRLQGMEQRQQQMMSFLAKAVQSPSFFAQFVHQQNESNRRISETNKKRRLKQDGIIDKDHSTASDGQIVKYQPLMNDAKAMLMQMMKGDASPRLDSFNNSNEHTLIGDGSSSSSGLDGGNSSSRVSGVTLQEVSPTSGISGHCPSAAISEIQSSPCTTSSERITTAELPDVSALIGAEKPPSVSVTQTDVIMPDLSQILEMVPESIVDIPTEMGNDGLIDPDTLAVNGLLSIELDEIGSDPDIDALLVNSPFFHDLFPSPVCEEIESTSMEGKSKENEGQAMDDGWDKYQHMDKLTEQMGLLRSENKGI; translated from the coding sequence GGTTTCCGAAAGGTTGATCCAGACCGCTGGGAATTTGCAAATGAGGGGTTTTTAAGAGGTCAGAAACACCTTCTTCGGAACATTAGCCGTCGAAAGCCTGCCCATGGCCATGGACATCAACAGACACAACAACCACATGGACAGAGTTCATCTATGGGTGCCTGTGTTGAGGTTGGGAAATTTGGGCTTGAGGAAGAGGTTGAGAGGCTCAAGAGAGACAAAAATGTCCTTATGCAGGAACTTGTTAGGTTAAGGCAGCAGCAACAGACTACTGATAACCAGCTGCAGAACATGGTGCAACGTCTTCAGGGGATGGAGCAGCGGCAGCAGCAGATGATGTCATTCTTAGCCAAGGCTGTGCAGAGCCCCAGCTTTTTTGCTCAATTTGTGCATCAGCAAAATGAGAGCAATAGACGAATAAGTGAAACCAACAAGAAAAGGAGGCTAAAGCAGGATGGCATCATTGATAAAGACCATTCAACTGCCTCTGATGGGCAGATTGTTAAATATCAACCTTTGATGAATGACGCAAAAGCAATGCTTATGCAGATGATGAAAGGGGATGCTTCTCCCAGACTAGACTCCTTTAACAACAGTAATGAACATACCCTGATAGGTGACGGTTCATCGTCATCTAGTGGATTGGATGGTGGGAACAGTTCAAGTCGTGTATCAGGGGTGACTCTTCAAGAGGTCTCACCAACTTCAGGTATCTCGGGGCATTGCCCCTCAGCTGCCATTTCTGAAATACAATCTTCCCCGTGTACAACATCCTCTGAAAGGATTACAACAGCAGAGCTTCCAGATGTGAGTGCACTGATTGGAGCAGAAAAACCACCATCCGTGTCTGTTACACAGACAGATGTAATTATGCCTGATCTTAGTCAAATATTGGAAATGGTCCCAGAAAGCATTGTTGATATTCCTACTGAAATGGGGAATGATGGATTGATTGATCCCGATACATTGGCTGTAAATGGTTTGTTATCCATAGAACTTGATGAGATTGGTTCTGATCCTGACATAGATGCCTTACTGGTTAACTCTCCTTTTTTTCATGACCTTTTTCCAAGTCCAGTATGTGAGGAAATTGAGTCAACCTCAATGGAGGGTAAAAGCAAGGAAAATGAAGGGCAGGCGATGGACGATGGATGGGACAAATATCAGCATATGGATAAGCTCACAGAACAGATGGGTCTTCTTAGATCAGAAAACAAGGGGATCTAA